The Mycobacterium paragordonae genome includes a region encoding these proteins:
- a CDS encoding DNA polymerase Y family protein, whose translation MASRVLAIWCMDWPAVAAAAAADRSATDPVAVTLANRVIACSATARAAGVRRGLRRREAAARCPELHIVAADVDRDARFFEGVIAAVEDLVPRPEVLRPGLLVLPVRGAARFFGSELQAAERLIDAVAAAGAECQVGIADGLSTAVFAARVGRVVEPGGDARFLSALSIRQLATEPSLSGPGRDELADLLWRMGIRTIGQFAALSRTDVASRFGADAVTAHRFARGESERGPSGREPPPELGAVLDCDPPIDRVDAAAFAGRSLAATLHQALLAAGVGCTRLAIHAVTATGEELSRVWRCAEPLTEDATADRVRWQLDGWLSHRIARGRPLDAPVTLLRLQAVEVVSAGALQLPLWGGLGEEDRLRARRALVRVQGLLGPEAVQVPVLSGGRGPAERITMTPLGDEPVPQADPAQPWPGQLPDPSPAVLVDDPVELLDAQGNPIRVTSRGVFSADPARLAVRGRDDQLRWWAGPWPVDERWWDDRSEAGQRAGRVARAQVLLEGERALLLCYRQRRWFLEGIYE comes from the coding sequence ATGGCTTCCCGCGTTTTGGCGATCTGGTGCATGGACTGGCCCGCGGTCGCGGCGGCGGCGGCAGCGGACCGGTCGGCTACGGATCCGGTCGCGGTCACCCTGGCGAATCGGGTGATCGCCTGTTCGGCGACGGCCCGGGCGGCCGGGGTGCGGCGCGGGCTGCGGCGACGGGAGGCTGCGGCGCGGTGCCCGGAACTGCACATCGTGGCCGCCGACGTGGACCGTGACGCCCGCTTCTTCGAAGGGGTGATCGCCGCGGTGGAGGATTTGGTACCCCGTCCCGAGGTGTTGCGACCCGGCCTTCTGGTGTTACCGGTGCGTGGTGCGGCCCGGTTTTTCGGGTCTGAACTGCAGGCGGCTGAGCGGCTGATCGACGCGGTGGCCGCGGCCGGCGCAGAATGTCAGGTCGGCATTGCCGACGGGTTGTCCACCGCGGTCTTCGCCGCGCGCGTGGGTCGCGTGGTGGAGCCGGGAGGGGATGCGCGGTTCTTGTCGGCGCTGTCGATCCGTCAGCTCGCCACCGAGCCGAGCCTGTCCGGTCCTGGTCGGGACGAACTGGCAGATCTGTTGTGGCGGATGGGAATTCGCACCATCGGGCAGTTCGCCGCATTGTCCCGCACCGACGTCGCTTCCCGGTTCGGGGCAGATGCGGTGACCGCGCACCGGTTCGCCCGCGGTGAATCGGAACGAGGTCCGTCTGGGCGTGAGCCGCCACCGGAGCTCGGCGCTGTGCTGGACTGCGATCCGCCGATCGACCGGGTCGACGCTGCGGCATTCGCCGGGCGTTCGCTGGCAGCCACGCTGCACCAGGCGCTGCTGGCCGCCGGAGTGGGCTGCACCCGACTGGCCATTCACGCGGTGACCGCCACCGGCGAAGAACTGAGCCGGGTATGGCGGTGCGCCGAACCGCTGACCGAGGACGCCACCGCCGACCGGGTGCGCTGGCAACTCGACGGGTGGTTGAGTCACCGGATTGCGCGGGGTCGCCCTTTGGATGCGCCGGTGACGCTGCTGCGACTGCAGGCCGTCGAGGTGGTCTCGGCCGGGGCACTGCAGCTGCCGCTCTGGGGTGGTCTCGGTGAGGAGGACAGGCTCCGGGCCCGACGGGCGCTGGTGCGTGTTCAGGGACTGCTGGGCCCGGAGGCGGTGCAGGTACCGGTGCTGTCCGGCGGCCGGGGGCCGGCCGAGCGAATCACCATGACCCCGCTGGGTGACGAACCGGTGCCGCAGGCCGATCCCGCTCAACCGTGGCCCGGTCAACTGCCTGACCCGTCACCGGCGGTGCTGGTCGACGATCCGGTGGAATTGCTTGATGCTCAAGGTAATCCGATTCGGGTGACCAGCCGCGGGGTGTTCTCCGCCGACCCTGCCCGGCTGGCCGTCCGGGGCCGGGACGACCAGCTGCGCTGGTGGGCCGGGCCGTGGCCCGTGGACGAGCGGTGGTGGGATGACCGGTCTGAAGCCGGTCAGCGGGCCGGTCGGGTCGCTCGTGCCCAGGTGCTGCTGGAGGGGGAACGGGCGCTCTTGCTGTGCTACCGGCAGAGGAGGTGGTTCCTGGAAGGCATCTACGAGTGA
- a CDS encoding cold shock domain-containing protein, producing MRVTGRIVRFDGVRGYGFITPDIGGEDVFLHVNDLEVEKNRAVRGAQVSFEIDEGNRGKFAREVRLSNSSGPVDDDPSVAGDEYFDVLSPEEFRQTITEKLLHITPALNAQQILAVRSSFEEVARKHGLIDS from the coding sequence GTGCGGGTCACGGGCAGAATTGTGCGGTTTGACGGGGTGCGCGGATATGGGTTCATAACCCCCGATATCGGTGGCGAAGACGTGTTCTTGCACGTAAATGACCTGGAAGTGGAGAAAAACCGGGCCGTGCGCGGCGCTCAGGTGTCTTTCGAGATTGACGAGGGAAATCGAGGGAAATTCGCACGGGAGGTGCGTTTGTCGAACAGTTCCGGGCCCGTTGACGACGATCCGTCGGTGGCCGGTGACGAATATTTCGACGTGCTTTCGCCCGAAGAATTCCGGCAGACAATTACCGAGAAGCTATTGCACATAACTCCAGCACTGAATGCTCAGCAGATCCTCGCGGTGCGGAGCAGCTTTGAAGAGGTGGCACGCAAACACGGCTTAATAGATTCATAG
- a CDS encoding WhiB family transcriptional regulator — MSGTRPAARRLNLVAVSSTQHAEDGGERAWVSQGLCRTKDPDELFVTGAAQRQAAAICRHCPVLRECGADALDNKVEFGVWGGMTERQRRALLKENPDVVSWSTFLNKRKSRSVV, encoded by the coding sequence GTGTCAGGAACACGCCCGGCCGCTCGGCGGCTGAACCTTGTCGCCGTCAGCAGCACCCAGCACGCCGAAGACGGCGGGGAACGAGCCTGGGTATCGCAGGGTCTGTGCAGGACAAAGGACCCAGACGAGCTGTTCGTGACCGGGGCGGCACAGCGTCAAGCGGCAGCCATCTGCCGGCACTGCCCGGTGCTGCGGGAGTGCGGCGCGGACGCTCTCGACAACAAGGTCGAGTTCGGCGTGTGGGGTGGCATGACCGAACGGCAGCGCAGGGCCCTGCTCAAGGAGAACCCCGACGTGGTGTCGTGGTCGACCTTCTTGAACAAGCGCAAGTCCCGCTCCGTCGTCTAG
- a CDS encoding TetR/AcrR family transcriptional regulator — MAATRTALRTGADRRSAIIEAALNRFLAQGISATSLRQIQRDAHASNGSLFHHFPSKESLAGAVYVDCVTTYQQDFLTELARHADAETGVRAMVAMHLRWCTGHPEMARFLITMTEPAVLETAAIELKELNECFASALQAWWRPHAHYGTLRPLGPAHSQALWLGPAQELVRAWLLGVLADPPNAEDATVLAEAAWLCLRANGLQQAGDIADHRLGRAVVGVGEEEAQERQ; from the coding sequence GTGGCCGCCACTCGTACAGCCCTCCGTACCGGCGCCGACCGCCGGTCGGCGATCATCGAAGCGGCGCTGAATCGGTTTCTCGCGCAGGGCATCAGCGCGACGTCACTGCGGCAGATTCAGCGCGACGCGCACGCCAGCAACGGCAGTCTCTTCCACCACTTCCCCAGCAAGGAATCGCTTGCGGGCGCGGTATACGTCGACTGCGTGACGACCTACCAGCAGGATTTCCTGACCGAGCTCGCCCGGCACGCCGACGCGGAGACGGGCGTGCGGGCCATGGTGGCGATGCATCTGCGTTGGTGTACCGGTCACCCGGAGATGGCGCGATTCCTCATCACGATGACCGAGCCGGCGGTCCTCGAGACGGCGGCGATCGAGCTGAAGGAGCTCAACGAGTGCTTCGCGAGCGCACTGCAGGCGTGGTGGCGTCCGCACGCCCACTACGGGACGTTGCGCCCGCTGGGACCCGCGCACAGTCAGGCGCTCTGGCTGGGTCCGGCTCAGGAGTTGGTACGTGCCTGGCTGCTGGGTGTGCTGGCCGATCCACCGAACGCCGAGGATGCGACGGTGCTCGCCGAGGCCGCGTGGCTCTGCCTGCGCGCCAACGGTTTACAGCAGGCCGGCGACATCGCCGACCACCGACTTGGCCGCGCCGTAGTAGGCGTAGGCGAGGAAGAAGCTCAGGAACGTCAGTAA
- a CDS encoding nuclear transport factor 2 family protein, whose translation MDHQRAAALAERLLGAWNTQEVKRVVDCYTDDVRYRDPNTRGFVEGADAMSRYLTKLFDRWQMHWTLREAYPLREEDGAAVLWRATFRRTGADAGPDTWVEIDGMDLALAHGDRLARNDVYFDRSPLQLLTAAGT comes from the coding sequence ATGGACCACCAACGCGCCGCCGCCCTGGCCGAACGGCTGCTCGGAGCCTGGAACACCCAGGAGGTCAAGCGCGTCGTCGACTGTTACACCGATGACGTCCGCTATCGCGATCCCAACACCCGCGGCTTCGTCGAGGGCGCCGACGCGATGTCGCGCTATCTGACGAAGCTGTTCGACCGCTGGCAGATGCACTGGACCTTGCGCGAGGCGTATCCGTTGCGTGAGGAAGATGGCGCCGCCGTCCTGTGGCGCGCCACGTTCCGCCGCACCGGCGCCGACGCCGGCCCTGACACCTGGGTCGAAATCGACGGCATGGACCTGGCACTGGCCCACGGTGACCGACTGGCGCGAAATGATGTGTACTTCGACCGGTCGCCATTGCAGTTGCTGACCGCCGCCGGAACCTGA
- the cmaA1 gene encoding cyclopropane mycolic acid synthase CmaA1, producing MPDDLTPHFDDIQAHYDLSDDFFRLFLDPTQTYSCAYFERDDMTLEEAQIAKIDLALGKLGLQPGMTLLDVGCGWGATMMRAVERYDVNVVGLTLSKNQANHVEQLFAKSDSPRTKRVLLQGWEQFDEPIDRIVSIGAFEHFGHERYDAFFTLAHRLLPDDGIMLLHTITGLHPLEMKERGLPLTFEFARFVKFIVTEIFPGGRLPSIPMVQERATANGFNVTRVQSLQPHYAKTLDIWSAALAAHKDQAIALQSEEVYERYIKYLTGCAEMFRMGYIDVDQFTCEK from the coding sequence ATGCCCGATGATCTGACCCCGCATTTCGACGACATACAGGCGCATTACGACCTGTCCGACGACTTTTTCCGGTTGTTCCTGGACCCCACCCAGACCTACAGCTGCGCGTACTTCGAGCGCGACGACATGACGCTCGAAGAGGCGCAGATCGCCAAAATCGATCTGGCGCTGGGCAAACTCGGGCTGCAGCCGGGCATGACGCTGCTCGACGTCGGCTGCGGCTGGGGCGCCACCATGATGCGTGCGGTGGAGCGTTATGACGTCAACGTCGTCGGCCTCACCCTGAGCAAGAACCAGGCCAACCACGTCGAGCAGCTGTTCGCGAAATCCGACAGCCCCCGCACGAAGCGCGTTCTGCTACAAGGTTGGGAACAGTTTGACGAGCCGATCGACCGGATCGTCAGCATCGGCGCGTTCGAGCACTTCGGGCACGAGCGCTATGACGCGTTCTTCACGCTGGCGCACCGCCTGCTGCCGGATGACGGAATCATGCTGTTGCACACCATCACCGGGCTGCACCCCCTGGAGATGAAGGAGCGTGGTCTGCCGCTGACCTTCGAGTTCGCCCGATTCGTCAAATTCATTGTCACCGAGATCTTTCCGGGCGGGCGGTTGCCGTCGATCCCGATGGTGCAGGAGCGGGCCACCGCAAACGGGTTCAACGTGACCCGGGTGCAGTCGCTGCAACCGCACTACGCCAAGACCCTCGACATCTGGTCGGCCGCACTGGCGGCACACAAAGACCAGGCCATCGCGCTGCAGTCCGAGGAGGTCTACGAGCGCTACATCAAGTACCTCACCGGATGTGCCGAGATGTTCCGCATGGGCTACATCGATGTCGATCAGTTCACGTGCGAGAAGTGA
- a CDS encoding beta-phosphoglucomutase family hydrolase, whose product MVSALGLPEKVRACLFDLDGVLTDTASVHTKAWKEMFDAFLKQRAEQSGDEFVPFDADSDYRQYVDGKKREDGVRSFLESRHIELPDGGPDDPADAETVHGLGTRKNDAFQAVLHKDGVKVFDGSRRYLEAVKEAGLKIAVVSSSANTRDVLEITGLDRFVQQRVDGVTLREEDIAGKPAPDSYLRGAQLLDVEADAAAVFEDAISGVQAGRAGNFGLVVGVDRVGQAEELRDNGADVVVSDLAELLDDRDDDDGDTT is encoded by the coding sequence GTGGTATCTGCGCTCGGTCTGCCAGAGAAAGTGCGCGCCTGCCTGTTCGACCTCGACGGTGTGCTCACCGACACCGCGAGCGTGCACACCAAGGCTTGGAAGGAGATGTTCGACGCCTTTCTGAAGCAGCGCGCCGAGCAGTCGGGTGACGAGTTCGTCCCCTTCGACGCCGACTCCGACTACCGCCAGTACGTCGACGGCAAGAAACGCGAGGACGGCGTCCGGTCCTTCCTGGAGAGCCGGCACATCGAACTGCCCGACGGCGGCCCCGACGATCCCGCCGACGCCGAGACCGTCCACGGCCTGGGCACCCGGAAAAACGATGCGTTCCAAGCGGTTCTGCACAAAGACGGGGTCAAGGTGTTCGACGGGTCGCGCCGCTACCTGGAGGCCGTCAAGGAGGCCGGTCTCAAGATCGCGGTCGTCTCCTCGAGTGCCAACACCCGCGACGTCCTCGAAATCACCGGCTTGGACCGGTTCGTGCAGCAGCGGGTGGACGGTGTGACGCTGCGCGAAGAGGACATCGCCGGCAAGCCGGCGCCCGACTCGTACCTGCGCGGTGCGCAACTGCTCGATGTCGAGGCGGACGCCGCCGCGGTATTCGAGGACGCAATCTCCGGCGTGCAGGCCGGCCGGGCCGGTAACTTCGGACTCGTGGTGGGAGTAGACCGGGTGGGTCAAGCGGAGGAATTGCGCGACAATGGCGCCGACGTGGTGGTGAGCGATCTCGCCGAACTGCTCGATGACCGCGATGACGATGACGGGGACACAACATGA
- a CDS encoding nucleoside hydrolase, which produces MAPVSAVFADVDTGIDDALALIYLLAADADLVGIASTGGNIAVDQVCANNLGLLDLCRAGPVPVSRGAERPLNGERPQRGDFHGPNGLGYAELARSDRRLTEHDAATAWVRAAHAHPGELVGLATAPLTNLALALRIEPALPTLLRRLVIMGGVFDGQGPPEWNVRVDPDAAAEVFAAWAGQPRLPVVCGLDLTRKVVMTPDMLDGLGAPAPVTRFIRDAMRFYFEVYRDRGLGYLAHLHDPLAAAVALDPQLVETRPATVHVDVSGNPGMTTADWSGARQPNAQIGIEVDPAAFFDRFTQRVAAFARGQR; this is translated from the coding sequence GTGGCCCCGGTGAGCGCCGTGTTCGCCGACGTCGACACCGGCATCGACGACGCGCTCGCCCTGATCTATTTGCTGGCCGCCGACGCCGACCTGGTGGGCATCGCATCCACCGGCGGCAACATCGCGGTCGACCAGGTGTGCGCGAACAACCTCGGCCTGCTCGATCTGTGCCGGGCGGGTCCCGTCCCGGTATCCCGCGGAGCCGAGCGGCCGTTGAACGGTGAGCGTCCGCAGCGCGGCGATTTCCACGGCCCGAACGGTTTGGGATATGCGGAGTTGGCGCGCAGCGATCGGCGGCTCACCGAGCACGATGCCGCAACGGCCTGGGTGCGGGCGGCGCACGCCCACCCCGGTGAGCTGGTCGGGTTGGCGACCGCGCCGCTGACGAACCTGGCGCTGGCACTGCGCATCGAGCCGGCCCTGCCGACACTGCTGCGGCGACTGGTGATCATGGGCGGGGTGTTCGATGGCCAGGGGCCGCCGGAATGGAACGTCCGCGTGGACCCGGACGCCGCGGCCGAGGTGTTCGCGGCCTGGGCGGGCCAACCACGACTCCCGGTCGTGTGCGGGCTGGACCTGACCCGCAAGGTGGTCATGACCCCGGACATGCTTGACGGGCTGGGCGCACCCGCACCGGTGACCCGGTTCATCCGGGATGCGATGCGGTTCTACTTCGAGGTGTACCGCGACCGCGGGCTGGGATACCTGGCACACCTGCACGATCCGCTGGCCGCGGCCGTGGCGCTGGACCCGCAGTTGGTCGAGACCCGGCCTGCCACGGTGCACGTCGACGTGTCCGGCAACCCCGGGATGACCACCGCCGACTGGTCAGGTGCGCGACAGCCAAACGCGCAGATAGGCATCGAGGTCGACCCGGCGGCGTTTTTCGATCGATTCACGCAACGGGTGGCAGCCTTCGCACGCGGACAGCGGTGA
- the guaA gene encoding glutamine-hydrolyzing GMP synthase: protein MESASPRPVLVVDFGAQYAQLIARRIREARVFSEVIPHTTSVEEIRARNPLALVLSGGPASVYTDGAPQLDPALFDLGLPVFGICYGFQAMAQALGGTVAHTGTSEYGRTELKVLGGELHSDLPGVQPVWMSHGDAVTAAPEGFQVVASSAGAAVAAFEARERGLAGVQYHPEVMHTPHGQQVLSRFLHEFAGIGAEWTPANIASALIEQVREQIGAGQAICGLSGGVDSAVAAALVQRAIGDRLTCVFVDHGLLRAGERAQVERDFVAATGANLVTVDAAQTFLEALSGVSNPEGKRKIIGRQFIRAFEGAVRDVLHGSEIDFLVQGTLYPDVVESGGGSGTANIKSHHNVGGLPDDLKFKLVEPLRLLFKDEVRAVGRELGLPEEIVARQPFPGPGLGIRIVGEVTAARLDTLRRADLIAREELTAAGLDNQIWQCPVVLLADVRSVGVQGDGRTYGHPIVLRPVSSEDAMTADWTRVPYEVLERISTRITNEVREVNRVVLDVTSKPPGTIEWE, encoded by the coding sequence GTGGAATCAGCCTCGCCGCGGCCCGTGTTGGTGGTCGACTTCGGTGCTCAGTACGCCCAGTTGATCGCCCGCCGGATCCGCGAAGCGCGGGTGTTCTCGGAGGTCATTCCGCACACCACGTCTGTCGAGGAGATCCGGGCCCGTAACCCGTTGGCGCTGGTGTTGTCGGGAGGACCGGCCAGCGTCTACACCGATGGCGCGCCGCAGCTGGATCCGGCGTTGTTCGACCTGGGCCTGCCGGTGTTCGGCATCTGCTACGGGTTCCAGGCCATGGCCCAGGCGCTCGGCGGCACCGTCGCACACACCGGCACCAGTGAGTACGGCCGCACTGAATTGAAAGTCCTTGGCGGTGAACTGCATTCGGACCTTCCGGGGGTGCAGCCAGTGTGGATGAGCCACGGCGACGCGGTGACCGCGGCGCCGGAGGGATTCCAGGTGGTGGCCAGCAGTGCGGGGGCGGCGGTAGCCGCGTTCGAAGCTCGGGAACGTGGCCTGGCCGGTGTCCAGTACCACCCCGAGGTGATGCACACCCCGCACGGACAACAGGTGCTCAGCCGGTTTCTGCACGAGTTCGCCGGGATCGGCGCGGAGTGGACGCCGGCCAACATCGCCAGCGCGCTGATCGAGCAGGTGCGTGAGCAGATCGGCGCTGGGCAGGCGATCTGCGGCCTGTCCGGGGGAGTCGACTCGGCAGTGGCCGCCGCGTTGGTGCAGCGCGCCATCGGTGACCGGTTGACCTGTGTCTTCGTCGACCACGGGCTGTTGCGTGCCGGCGAACGCGCGCAGGTGGAGCGCGATTTCGTCGCGGCCACCGGAGCCAATCTGGTCACGGTCGACGCCGCGCAGACCTTCCTCGAGGCGCTCTCGGGTGTCAGCAACCCCGAAGGCAAGCGCAAGATCATCGGCCGGCAGTTCATCCGGGCGTTCGAGGGCGCGGTGCGGGATGTGTTGCACGGCAGCGAGATTGACTTCCTGGTACAGGGGACGCTGTATCCGGACGTGGTGGAGTCCGGTGGCGGCAGCGGCACCGCCAACATCAAGAGCCACCACAACGTCGGGGGCCTGCCCGACGACCTGAAGTTCAAACTCGTCGAACCGCTGCGGCTGCTGTTCAAAGATGAGGTGCGTGCCGTCGGCCGGGAGCTCGGCCTGCCGGAGGAAATCGTTGCGCGCCAACCTTTCCCGGGACCCGGCCTGGGCATCAGAATCGTCGGAGAGGTCACCGCCGCGCGCCTGGACACCTTGCGGCGCGCGGACCTCATCGCGCGCGAAGAGTTGACTGCGGCAGGTCTGGACAACCAGATCTGGCAGTGCCCGGTGGTGCTGCTGGCCGACGTCCGTTCGGTGGGTGTGCAGGGCGACGGGCGTACCTACGGCCATCCGATCGTGTTGCGCCCGGTCTCCAGCGAGGACGCCATGACCGCCGACTGGACCCGGGTGCCCTACGAGGTGCTGGAGCGCATCTCGACCCGCATCACCAACGAGGTCCGCGAGGTGAACCGGGTGGTGCTGGACGTCACCAGCAAACCGCCCGGCACCATCGAGTGGGAATAG
- a CDS encoding PPE family protein — MDFLVSPPEVTSARIAAGPGSSSLLAAASAWEGLGEDLAATAQAFSSVVSDLSGSAWQGSSATAMATLALSHTCWLRAAASHAARAARHATAAAAAYDAALAAAVPLGALAGNRTQLASLVASNILGFNAPAIAATEAEYERMWAQDVAAMSDYYAGAAAAVTGLTPWPTLPALATAAPAAASNVTLVIGGSGYPLPSQNYVNSVLANYVTPNFPAFTVTGAQALLTPAQSYWITGIKTLTEDASWAQGLTILDNAIHAQLTSGNTVVVQGFSQGAGIASLEMANLKAAGVPSDAVSFSLVGNPMNPNGGLYSRFDGLTLPSLGKSFPGSTPANDYPTVMYTIEYDGFADFPRYPLNLVADANAMLGALYVHPLYPTLTADQVATAVQLPTEGPTMTTYYMIPTHNLPLLEPLRTSLLGNTIADLIQPDLKVIVNLGYGDPDYGYSTAPANVPTPFGLFPDVSPVTVVNHLVSGTQQGVNAAAADLSSWHPPSLPSLQSTGVPHLTLPAFAPPSVDGFIQSLQTANTTITTAATHAAASAYSTLLPTMDTLTAIAVSLPSYDVNLFLDGIRQAVEGDPAGLINAIGYPIAADTGLLTFLSFFLAYAYYGAAKSVVGDVAGLL; from the coding sequence GTGGATTTCCTGGTTTCGCCGCCGGAGGTCACTTCCGCACGGATCGCCGCCGGGCCGGGATCGAGCTCTCTCCTGGCCGCGGCATCGGCTTGGGAGGGTCTGGGCGAGGACTTAGCTGCCACCGCGCAGGCGTTCTCATCGGTGGTGTCGGACCTTTCTGGATCGGCCTGGCAGGGGTCCTCGGCGACCGCGATGGCCACGCTGGCGCTCTCGCATACCTGCTGGCTGAGGGCAGCGGCGTCGCACGCCGCCCGAGCCGCACGTCACGCAACGGCCGCGGCCGCCGCCTACGACGCGGCGCTTGCCGCCGCCGTCCCGCTCGGGGCGCTGGCGGGCAACCGGACGCAGTTGGCTTCGCTGGTGGCGTCGAACATATTGGGGTTCAACGCACCGGCGATCGCGGCCACCGAGGCCGAGTACGAGCGAATGTGGGCCCAGGATGTGGCCGCCATGTCCGACTACTACGCCGGCGCTGCGGCCGCGGTCACTGGGCTCACGCCCTGGCCCACGCTGCCCGCCCTTGCGACGGCGGCGCCGGCGGCTGCGTCCAACGTCACCCTGGTCATCGGCGGCAGTGGATACCCGTTGCCGTCGCAGAACTACGTGAACTCCGTGCTGGCCAATTACGTCACACCGAATTTCCCGGCCTTCACCGTGACCGGCGCCCAGGCGCTGCTGACACCCGCGCAGTCGTATTGGATCACCGGAATCAAGACCCTGACCGAGGACGCATCCTGGGCCCAGGGGCTCACGATTCTCGACAACGCGATCCATGCGCAGCTGACATCGGGGAATACCGTTGTCGTGCAGGGTTTCTCGCAGGGCGCTGGGATCGCGTCACTGGAGATGGCGAATCTCAAAGCCGCCGGAGTGCCAAGCGATGCGGTGAGCTTCTCGCTGGTCGGAAACCCGATGAACCCCAACGGGGGCTTGTATTCACGCTTCGACGGCCTGACCCTGCCGAGCCTGGGCAAGTCGTTCCCGGGGTCCACGCCGGCCAATGACTACCCGACCGTCATGTACACGATCGAATACGACGGCTTCGCCGACTTCCCGCGGTACCCCCTCAACCTGGTGGCCGACGCCAACGCCATGCTCGGCGCGCTGTACGTCCACCCGCTGTATCCCACCCTCACGGCGGATCAGGTCGCCACGGCCGTCCAACTGCCCACCGAGGGACCGACCATGACGACCTACTACATGATCCCCACGCATAATCTGCCGCTGCTCGAGCCGTTGCGAACGTCGTTGTTGGGCAATACGATCGCCGATCTCATTCAGCCCGACCTCAAGGTGATCGTGAACCTGGGCTACGGCGACCCCGACTACGGGTATTCCACGGCGCCCGCCAACGTCCCCACGCCGTTCGGGCTGTTCCCGGACGTCAGCCCGGTGACCGTCGTCAACCACCTGGTCAGCGGAACGCAGCAGGGCGTCAACGCCGCCGCCGCCGATCTCAGCTCATGGCACCCACCGTCACTGCCGAGTCTACAGTCCACAGGCGTCCCACATCTCACCCTGCCGGCGTTCGCACCGCCGTCGGTTGACGGATTCATCCAGAGCTTGCAGACGGCGAACACCACCATCACCACCGCCGCCACGCATGCCGCGGCATCGGCTTACTCCACCCTGCTGCCGACAATGGATACGTTGACAGCCATTGCTGTCTCGCTACCGTCCTACGACGTGAACCTGTTCCTGGACGGCATCAGGCAGGCCGTCGAGGGAGATCCGGCGGGCCTCATCAACGCGATCGGCTATCCCATCGCTGCCGACACCGGATTACTGACGTTCCTGAGCTTCTTCCTCGCCTACGCCTACTACGGCGCGGCCAAGTCGGTGGTCGGCGATGTCGCCGGCCTGCTGTAA
- a CDS encoding phytanoyl-CoA dioxygenase family protein: protein MIGSLSAVQAERREFWGELCPGMSIEAGGYPRPAAVGEIDPLLANLKREGYVQVSDALSEAAIAPIRYAVSTLFQRGIPLAFAFVYDELWLAFQGLSRFLTSVLGDGYQALPDFWVWHVNPNENALGWGPHRDRVIPTLDADNSPHTLTVWLPFTDATPLNGCMYMLPAHLDDRFRQRRWDGENNTVVYNPQDIRALPATAGSLLAWNQAVLHWGGRGSRLGSAPRISAAFEFQRGDRPPFNNPLLDPARMPTFQERLGLIGKQVLQYRHMYPLSDEVGAIATSLFQRFMPGVPIPTPFPVPTGVAAN, encoded by the coding sequence ATGATCGGGAGCCTTTCCGCTGTTCAGGCGGAGCGTCGCGAATTCTGGGGCGAGCTGTGCCCGGGGATGTCGATCGAAGCCGGCGGCTATCCCAGACCGGCCGCGGTCGGGGAGATCGACCCGCTGCTGGCCAATTTGAAGCGCGAGGGTTATGTCCAGGTATCCGACGCCCTGTCGGAAGCGGCCATCGCACCGATCCGCTACGCCGTGTCGACGCTGTTCCAGCGCGGCATCCCGCTGGCGTTCGCGTTCGTCTACGACGAGTTATGGCTTGCGTTTCAAGGTCTTTCGCGCTTCCTGACATCCGTGCTGGGTGACGGTTATCAGGCGCTGCCCGACTTCTGGGTCTGGCACGTCAACCCCAACGAGAACGCGCTGGGCTGGGGTCCGCACCGCGATCGGGTGATCCCGACCCTCGATGCCGACAACTCGCCCCACACGCTGACGGTCTGGCTGCCGTTCACTGACGCCACTCCGCTCAACGGGTGCATGTACATGCTGCCCGCGCACCTCGACGACCGGTTCCGGCAACGCCGGTGGGACGGCGAGAACAACACCGTCGTGTACAACCCGCAGGACATCCGGGCGTTGCCGGCGACGGCCGGTTCGTTGCTGGCCTGGAATCAGGCGGTGCTGCACTGGGGCGGGCGCGGCAGCCGGCTGGGGTCAGCACCCCGGATCAGCGCCGCCTTCGAGTTCCAGCGCGGCGACCGCCCGCCGTTCAACAATCCGCTGCTCGATCCCGCCCGGATGCCGACCTTCCAGGAGCGGCTTGGGCTGATCGGCAAGCAGGTGCTGCAATATCGCCACATGTACCCGCTCAGCGATGAGGTTGGCGCGATCGCCACCTCGCTTTTCCAGCGGTTCATGCCGGGAGTTCCGATCCCGACCCCGTTTCCGGTGCCGACCGGGGTCGCGGCCAACTAG